In the Hemitrygon akajei chromosome 20, sHemAka1.3, whole genome shotgun sequence genome, one interval contains:
- the edn1 gene encoding endothelin-1, with translation MAFNVLLSLLTLVSGLPFATGSPLSEGVVTFSPISTIGRTSPIPRRLFRSKRCSCSSLLDKECIYFCHLDVIWINTPEQIVPYGLYSSRVKRSAKHSLVEMVRSRTRCECSSQEDGVCQQFCEDGPQVARLKPGSSKHLPTSTKWINRMRKARKEDKNIPFSMGGSVTHCRDCKR, from the exons ATGGCGTTTAACGTATTACTTTCCCTGCTAACACTGGTGTCGGGACTACCCTTTGCAACAG GGTCCCCGCTATCGGAAGGTGTAGTGACTTTTTCTCCCATCTCCACCATCGGCCGGACTTCACCTATCCCCCGACGGCTCTTCCGTTCCAAGCGCTGTTCTTGCTCATCTCTCTTGGACAAAGAATGCATCTACTTCTGTCATTTGGACGTCATTTGGATTAACACTCCCGA GCAGATTGTTCCCTATGGACTCTACAGTTCTCGGGTCAAGCGGTCTGCAAAGCACAGCTTGGTAGAAATGGTAAGATCAAGGACAAGATGTGAGTGCAGCAGTCAAGAGGATGGTGTATGTCAGCAGTTCTGTGAAGATGGCCCGCAGGTAGCCAG GTTGAAGCCTGGCAGCAGCAAGCATTTACCTACATCGACAAAATGGATAAACAGAATGAGGAAAGCAAGAAAAGAAGACAAGAATATACCATTTTCTATGGGTGGCTCTGTGACCCACTGCAGGGACTGCAAACGTTGA